One Gloeothece verrucosa PCC 7822 DNA window includes the following coding sequences:
- a CDS encoding efflux RND transporter periplasmic adaptor subunit, with protein MDRPKSKNYSELSILEEIDDIEVAYQEKTAKKPKKQRGGPNWSLILSLLLVLGGAGWGWTWWTSSSRRGEHPSEAFAQQPQAIPVKLATLQSETVQKSTEVLGSLEARRSVNLKPEVDGRITQILVREGDRVEVGQVIVRLDSDDLQAQVAQAKAKLENAKAKLGMLEAGSRIEDIAEARANLNQALARLADAKKGARPEAIAQAEAQLDAAQSEAELAQNRVKRYKQLEEEGAVSIDEYQGYLQQAKSATAAVREAERRLAEAQKSRQSDIDEQEAQVEQARQNLRRLENGPRSEEIAQARADVSDAAANLQNAQVALQKTNVTAPFAGVIGDIPIKLGDYVKEGDQLTTITENNVLEVNLQIPLQDAQKLRLGLPVEILNSQGQIITTGKISFIAPNVSANSQLILAKAAIPNVLGELLNLQFIQARIIWDQRPGILVPSAAISRIGGATFVFVAQQAPESTNQKAPKLIAKQRPVKLGELQGNNYQILEGLQPGEKVVTAGILNLADGAPILPQS; from the coding sequence ATGGATAGGCCCAAGTCCAAAAACTACTCGGAATTATCTATTCTCGAAGAAATAGACGATATAGAAGTGGCATATCAAGAAAAAACAGCAAAAAAGCCTAAAAAACAACGGGGTGGCCCCAATTGGTCGCTAATTTTAAGCTTGTTGCTAGTATTGGGTGGGGCAGGATGGGGTTGGACTTGGTGGACATCCAGTAGCCGCAGGGGAGAACATCCTTCAGAAGCCTTTGCCCAACAACCCCAAGCCATACCCGTTAAATTAGCAACACTACAAAGCGAAACCGTCCAAAAAAGTACGGAAGTATTAGGCTCGTTAGAAGCCCGTCGTTCAGTCAATCTCAAGCCAGAAGTTGACGGGCGAATAACACAAATTTTAGTCAGAGAAGGTGATCGCGTTGAAGTCGGGCAAGTGATTGTTCGTTTAGACAGTGATGACTTACAAGCACAAGTGGCACAAGCGAAAGCCAAACTAGAAAATGCCAAAGCCAAGCTAGGGATGCTCGAAGCCGGTAGCCGCATAGAAGATATCGCAGAAGCCAGAGCAAATTTAAATCAAGCTTTAGCGCGTTTAGCGGATGCCAAAAAAGGGGCACGCCCAGAAGCCATTGCTCAGGCCGAAGCTCAGTTAGATGCAGCCCAATCCGAGGCAGAATTAGCCCAAAATCGGGTAAAGCGATATAAACAATTAGAGGAAGAAGGAGCAGTATCGATTGATGAATATCAAGGATACCTCCAACAAGCCAAGAGTGCTACCGCAGCAGTGCGAGAAGCCGAGCGCCGTTTAGCCGAAGCTCAAAAAAGTCGTCAATCTGATATAGATGAACAGGAAGCCCAGGTAGAACAAGCCCGACAAAATCTTAGACGACTCGAAAACGGGCCGCGTTCTGAAGAAATCGCTCAAGCTAGGGCAGACGTATCAGATGCAGCCGCCAACTTGCAAAACGCCCAAGTAGCTTTGCAAAAAACTAATGTTACTGCTCCTTTTGCCGGAGTGATTGGAGATATTCCTATTAAACTTGGAGACTATGTAAAAGAAGGTGACCAACTGACCACCATTACTGAAAATAACGTCTTAGAAGTTAATCTTCAGATTCCTCTACAAGACGCTCAAAAATTGCGGCTAGGATTGCCTGTAGAAATATTGAATAGTCAAGGCCAAATCATCACCACTGGAAAAATTAGCTTTATTGCCCCAAATGTGAGTGCTAACTCTCAGTTAATCTTGGCTAAAGCCGCTATTCCTAACGTATTGGGCGAACTGCTGAACCTTCAGTTCATCCAAGCTCGGATTATTTGGGACCAGCGCCCAGGAATATTAGTGCCCTCTGCGGCTATTTCTCGCATTGGTGGAGCGACCTTTGTTTTTGTTGCCCAACAAGCGCCTGAATCCACCAACCAAAAGGCTCCTAAGCTCATCGCCAAGCAACGGCCAGTGAAGTTAGGAGAGTTACAAGGCAACAATTATCAAATTCTTGAAGGACTCCAACCCGGAGAAAAAGTGGTCACAGCCGGAATTCTCAACCTTGCTGATGGTGCGCCCATTCTGCCACAGTCTTAA
- the hrcA gene encoding heat-inducible transcriptional repressor HrcA yields MSVRLNLNDRHQDILRATIQHYIATAEPVGSKTLVEEYNFTVSSATIRNALGRLEKAGLLYQPHTSSGRVPSDRGYRTYVEQLITPDEKIGKKVEKYLNEQLNWDTWSFEALLQRATQILANLSGYIALITLPQTRANRLRHLQLVQVSPKQLMLIIVTDSYQTQSILIDTPLSVAENLEENLEGIEEELQILSNFLNSKLRGLSLAELALLNWSELDQEFTQYTNFLKKILGELTRNLQSSLTTPIIVHGVSEMLRQPEFSQLQQVQMLIHLLEEEQDQLLPLVFEISNPEILVQRVTLKIGSENPLESMRPCTLISATYNQKDVPIGSVGIIGPTRMLYENTIPLVESTADYLSDALS; encoded by the coding sequence ATGTCTGTTCGACTCAACTTAAACGATCGCCATCAAGATATTTTGCGGGCAACGATTCAACATTATATTGCCACAGCAGAACCCGTTGGCTCTAAAACCTTAGTCGAAGAGTATAATTTTACTGTTAGTTCTGCTACCATTCGTAATGCTTTAGGACGTTTAGAAAAAGCCGGCTTACTCTATCAACCTCATACTTCATCCGGAAGAGTTCCTTCCGACCGAGGTTATCGGACTTATGTAGAGCAACTAATTACTCCCGATGAAAAAATTGGCAAAAAAGTTGAAAAATATTTAAATGAGCAATTAAATTGGGATACTTGGAGTTTTGAAGCTCTTCTGCAACGAGCAACGCAAATTTTAGCTAATTTAAGCGGTTATATTGCTTTAATTACTTTACCTCAAACTCGAGCTAATCGTCTGCGTCATCTCCAGCTAGTTCAAGTCTCTCCAAAACAGCTAATGCTAATTATCGTTACAGATAGTTATCAAACGCAATCAATTTTAATAGATACGCCTCTATCGGTTGCAGAAAATCTAGAGGAAAACCTAGAAGGAATCGAAGAAGAATTACAAATTTTATCTAATTTTCTTAATAGTAAATTAAGGGGACTGTCTCTAGCAGAATTAGCCCTTTTAAATTGGAGTGAACTCGATCAAGAATTTACTCAATATACGAACTTTCTTAAAAAAATATTAGGAGAATTAACGCGAAATCTTCAGTCGTCTTTGACGACTCCTATCATTGTACATGGCGTTTCTGAAATGCTGCGGCAACCGGAATTTTCTCAGTTACAGCAAGTGCAAATGTTAATACATCTTTTAGAAGAAGAACAAGATCAACTCTTGCCTTTAGTGTTTGAAATATCTAATCCCGAAATCTTAGTTCAGCGTGTGACGTTAAAAATCGGGTCAGAAAATCCTCTAGAATCCATGCGCCCTTGTACTTTGATTTCTGCTACCTACAATCAGAAAGATGTTCCTATAGGCAGTGTAGGCATTATCGGGCCGACAAGAATGTTATATGAAAATACTATTCCTCTTGTAGAATCTACGGCGGATTACTTGTCTGATGCTTTAAGCTAA
- a CDS encoding rhodanese-like domain-containing protein, with product MNEPIPQISVEELAERLIAQDANLQLIDVREPGEIEIAYIEGFEVLPLSQFAQWSSQILTRFEPSSETLVLCHHGMRSAQMCQWLRNVGFTNVKNIAGGIDAYSLLVDPNIPRY from the coding sequence ATGAACGAACCCATTCCTCAAATTAGTGTCGAAGAACTTGCAGAGCGTCTAATCGCTCAAGATGCTAACCTACAATTAATCGATGTTCGAGAACCAGGAGAGATTGAAATCGCCTATATAGAAGGGTTTGAAGTGCTTCCTTTAAGCCAATTTGCTCAATGGTCCTCACAAATCTTAACTCGCTTTGAGCCATCATCGGAAACCCTGGTTTTATGTCATCATGGGATGCGTTCGGCTCAGATGTGCCAATGGTTACGAAATGTAGGCTTTACTAATGTTAAAAATATAGCAGGCGGCATTGATGCCTATTCCCTGCTTGTGGACCCCAATATCCCTCGCTATTAA
- a CDS encoding Uma2 family endonuclease, with protein MTSTNPTAPPKKLTFQEYLFYEDNTDTLYELYRGQLIPMAAPTGLHTNICKYLVYQFQLYFATVRNEFRTPANLPLIATSDAGIRTEIDSSRIPDIVVCSPQLWQQVCDRPGSGVFDFGETPNLVVEVTSDNWREDYIRKRAEYALIDIPEYWIVDANKKRVRILFNPQNEDGYEHIDYEVGQVINSPQLANLSLSVEEILDPPLVDDLIKAEQARLRELEQALEQERQRAERLSALLRERGIDPDSL; from the coding sequence ATGACTTCCACTAACCCAACAGCCCCCCCTAAAAAATTAACCTTTCAAGAGTATCTATTTTATGAAGATAATACTGATACTCTTTACGAACTTTACAGGGGACAATTGATACCAATGGCAGCACCGACAGGTTTACACACTAATATTTGTAAGTATCTTGTCTATCAATTTCAGCTTTATTTTGCTACGGTGCGGAACGAGTTCCGCACCCCAGCTAATCTTCCCTTAATTGCTACTAGCGATGCAGGCATTAGAACCGAAATTGATTCTTCTCGTATTCCCGATATAGTGGTTTGTTCTCCTCAATTGTGGCAACAAGTTTGTGATCGCCCAGGTTCAGGGGTGTTTGATTTTGGAGAAACCCCTAATTTAGTGGTGGAAGTGACTAGCGATAACTGGCGTGAAGATTATATCCGTAAACGGGCAGAATATGCTTTAATTGATATCCCTGAATATTGGATAGTAGATGCTAATAAAAAACGAGTCCGTATTTTATTTAATCCTCAAAATGAAGACGGTTATGAACATATTGATTATGAGGTGGGTCAAGTGATAAATTCTCCTCAGTTAGCTAATTTGAGCTTATCGGTTGAGGAAATTCTTGACCCTCCTTTAGTAGATGATTTGATTAAAGCAGAGCAAGCGCGTTTAAGAGAATTAGAGCAAGCGCTTGAACAAGAGCGGCAACGAGCAGAAAGATTAAGTGCTTTATTACGAGAAAGAGGGATTGATCCTGATTCTTTATGA
- a CDS encoding PadR family transcriptional regulator: protein MMLELATLGLLQGEPLHGYRLKQQLELFMSGCISVNYGAIYPLLKRLEERELIEVCLEEDGSSGNSRKIYSITEKGREQWKKRMLEQPQESWVHARSRFFIKFFFFSYLSPQERLKLLEHRLRVCQLRLENQDIEVFPPDPYQSAAWERCQEVIQDEIGWLERQIVAEKAMLLDAAEKKQYLLI, encoded by the coding sequence ATGATGTTAGAATTAGCGACTTTGGGATTACTGCAAGGAGAACCATTACACGGCTATCGGCTCAAGCAACAGCTAGAGTTATTCATGAGTGGTTGCATCAGTGTCAATTATGGCGCGATCTACCCTTTGTTAAAACGTCTGGAAGAGAGAGAATTGATTGAGGTTTGTCTTGAGGAAGATGGGAGTAGTGGGAATTCCCGTAAAATTTATAGCATTACCGAGAAAGGAAGAGAGCAGTGGAAAAAAAGAATGTTGGAACAACCCCAAGAGAGTTGGGTTCATGCTCGCTCCCGCTTTTTTATCAAGTTTTTCTTTTTTAGTTATTTAAGTCCTCAAGAGCGGCTAAAATTGTTAGAGCATCGTTTGAGGGTGTGTCAGTTGCGTCTAGAGAATCAAGATATAGAAGTGTTTCCGCCTGATCCTTATCAATCTGCGGCTTGGGAGAGATGTCAAGAAGTAATTCAAGATGAAATTGGATGGTTAGAGCGGCAAATTGTGGCTGAGAAAGCGATGTTATTGGATGCGGCTGAAAAAAAGCAGTATTTGTTAATTTAA